The following coding sequences are from one Candidatus Limnocylindrales bacterium window:
- a CDS encoding ATP-binding protein: MMTDQQLPNWSKELITLYESNATNQFILYGNVYDRLVLPLGPKTVLGDLNEFLLRVLMAGFDVILSYDLGHGIRIEKGGEIFSQWPSFKENQQLPKAPRMAIETLTHYFRYCANLARLNISRLQVGCFIKAAHLVMPALYGALNYDLNAMALLVRDWAGDNLLTGHTLATFLITENLNDLHPLLVNNPRTAQIKIPLPSPQDLQKAFELMAPRYTTALGEYGDHFETLAHQLAGTTVSAIESLLKTKEYQKQKLISEDLVELKKQLVEKDCNGLIEFIESQRTLDDLYGQEKIKAWLRQDIVLWNQNDLQAMPKGYLLCGPVGTGKTFLVECLAGEVGVPVVKLKNFRDKWVGSTEGNLEKIFRLLQALGRCFVFIDEADQALGKRDSGTGDSGLSGRVYSMIAEEMGQTRNRGKIIWILASSRPDLIEVDLKRPGRIDVKIPIFPTTSTREGFQLIQTLCRKRGIDIEESQFPELEPLIPLLLTPGAAEALAVKVYRLVRTESRRPAEALKECLSDYQNPVPPEVMNFQIRLAIQEASDLDFVPPYFRSYLQR, encoded by the coding sequence ATGATGACAGACCAACAACTTCCCAATTGGAGTAAAGAACTCATCACTTTATACGAAAGTAATGCCACGAACCAATTCATCCTGTATGGGAATGTTTATGATCGGTTGGTGCTACCGTTAGGTCCGAAGACGGTACTGGGCGACCTCAACGAGTTTCTTCTGCGGGTTTTAATGGCGGGATTTGATGTGATCCTCAGCTATGATCTGGGTCATGGGATTCGGATCGAAAAGGGAGGAGAAATCTTCTCCCAATGGCCAAGTTTTAAGGAGAACCAACAACTCCCTAAGGCCCCTCGTATGGCCATCGAAACGCTCACCCACTACTTCCGTTACTGCGCGAATCTGGCCAGATTAAATATTTCCAGATTACAGGTCGGCTGCTTTATCAAAGCGGCCCATCTGGTTATGCCGGCTCTGTACGGTGCCCTCAACTACGATTTAAATGCGATGGCCTTGCTTGTTCGCGACTGGGCTGGGGATAATTTACTCACCGGACACACTCTGGCGACGTTTCTCATCACAGAAAACCTTAACGATCTGCATCCCCTCCTGGTGAATAACCCCCGGACCGCTCAGATTAAAATTCCTTTACCTTCCCCTCAGGACTTACAAAAAGCCTTTGAACTGATGGCACCTCGCTATACAACGGCTCTGGGTGAATACGGAGATCATTTTGAGACCCTCGCCCATCAATTGGCCGGTACTACGGTCAGTGCCATCGAAAGCTTACTTAAAACGAAAGAGTATCAAAAACAAAAGCTGATATCCGAAGACCTTGTGGAATTAAAAAAACAGCTTGTGGAAAAGGATTGTAATGGGTTGATCGAATTCATCGAATCCCAACGGACTTTAGACGACCTCTACGGACAGGAAAAGATTAAGGCCTGGCTACGACAAGATATTGTTCTGTGGAACCAAAACGATCTCCAGGCAATGCCCAAGGGGTATCTTCTTTGTGGACCGGTAGGAACGGGTAAAACCTTCCTGGTAGAATGTCTGGCCGGGGAAGTCGGGGTTCCGGTAGTTAAGTTAAAAAACTTCCGGGACAAATGGGTTGGAAGTACGGAAGGCAATTTGGAGAAAATTTTTAGACTCCTTCAGGCGTTGGGACGTTGTTTCGTCTTTATCGATGAAGCAGATCAGGCTCTTGGCAAGCGAGATTCTGGAACCGGGGATTCAGGCCTTTCCGGTCGCGTGTATTCGATGATAGCAGAAGAAATGGGTCAAACCCGGAATCGAGGTAAAATCATCTGGATTTTAGCTTCCAGTCGACCTGATTTGATTGAAGTAGATCTCAAACGACCGGGTCGAATTGACGTTAAAATACCTATTTTCCCAACTACCAGTACCAGAGAAGGATTTCAACTCATCCAGACCTTGTGCCGAAAACGGGGAATCGACATAGAGGAGAGCCAATTCCCTGAACTGGAACCCCTCATTCCTTTACTGCTTACTCCGGGAGCTGCCGAAGCCCTGGCCGTTAAAGTTTACCGATTGGTTCGTACAGAATCCCGTCGACCGGCTGAGGCTCTCAAGGAATGCTTGAGCGATTACCAAAATCCGGTGCCTCCCGAAGTGATGAACTTCCAAATACGACTGGCTATCCAGGAAGCCAGCGACCTGGATTTTGTTCCACCCTACTTTCGATCCTATCTGCAACGGTGA
- a CDS encoding SMP-30/gluconolactonase/LRE family protein encodes MHLTNYPIVNVLEARARLGEGPVWDDQTQRVYWVDIYNHVVHQFTPSTGQDRVFKVGEMVSCVALTRSQKLIMTLRHDLAYLDTLTGEVTLIQTVEGDKPNNRFNDGKCDPQGRFWFGSMSRSLEKGQGTLYRYDPDGSLHIMEKNVTLSNGLGWSPDQKTFYYTDSPLKIIYAYDYDPPTGNITRRRIFVDLSHAPSYPDGLTVDAEGCVWSVQWDGWCILRFAPNGRLIQRVPMPVKRPTSCVFGGKEGDLLYVTSASVGLSEPEIQESFYSGDLFCVRLDVTGLPSNRFGG; translated from the coding sequence ATGCATCTTACCAACTATCCCATTGTAAATGTTCTGGAAGCCAGAGCCCGTTTGGGAGAGGGTCCGGTATGGGATGATCAAACCCAGAGGGTATATTGGGTGGATATTTACAACCATGTGGTTCATCAGTTTACCCCTTCAACGGGACAGGATCGTGTTTTTAAGGTGGGTGAGATGGTCAGTTGTGTGGCATTAACCCGATCCCAAAAGTTAATCATGACCCTGCGTCATGACCTGGCTTATTTAGATACCCTGACAGGAGAGGTTACCCTTATTCAGACAGTAGAAGGGGATAAACCCAACAATCGTTTTAACGATGGCAAGTGTGATCCTCAGGGGCGATTCTGGTTTGGTTCTATGTCCCGGTCCCTGGAAAAAGGTCAGGGGACCCTTTATCGCTACGATCCAGATGGAAGTTTACACATTATGGAAAAGAATGTGACGCTCTCCAATGGCCTGGGCTGGAGTCCGGATCAAAAAACCTTTTATTATACCGATTCTCCTTTAAAAATCATCTATGCCTATGACTACGACCCTCCAACGGGAAATATTACACGCCGGCGTATTTTTGTTGATCTAAGCCATGCGCCTTCCTACCCCGATGGCCTGACCGTTGATGCAGAAGGCTGTGTATGGTCCGTCCAGTGGGACGGCTGGTGTATTCTTCGGTTTGCGCCCAATGGTCGACTCATTCAACGGGTTCCCATGCCGGTAAAACGCCCCACAAGTTGTGTTTTTGGAGGAAAAGAAGGAGATCTGCTCTATGTCACCTCCGCATCGGTAGGTTTAAGCGAACCGGAGATTCAGGAGAGCTTTTACTCAGGAGATCTATTTTGTGTACGACTTGATGTAACCGGATTGCCATCGAATCGATTTGGAGGATAA
- a CDS encoding M48 family metallopeptidase, with product MNIYAIIILSALIINYILDLLADFLNLRALRDELPDEFKDIYDAEAYRKSQEYTRVTTRFGFLTSTFDLMVTLIFWFAGGFNYLDGIVRSWQLGSIGTGLVYIGILLFLQMLLSLPFSIYSTFVIEERFGFNKTTPATFVTDILKGLALAIVLGGPLLAGILAFFEYAGSYAWVYCWIVSTGFALFTQFIAPTWIMPLFNKFKPLEEGELKEKILSYAHSVNFPIQDIFIMDGSRRSSKSNAFFTGFGKNKRIALFDTLIANHTVPELVSILAHEIGHYKKKHILQGMILSILHMGVLFFLLSIFISHQGLFDAFYMDHRSLYAGLIFFGLLYTPLETLLSIFVQKLSRKNEYEADRFAVETADQPEIMIQALKKLSRHNLSNLTPHPFYVFLNYSHPPVLERIKALRRLEARK from the coding sequence ATGAATATTTACGCAATAATTATTCTTTCGGCACTCATTATAAATTACATCTTAGATCTCCTTGCAGATTTTCTGAATCTAAGGGCCTTACGGGATGAATTACCGGACGAATTCAAAGATATTTACGACGCAGAAGCTTATCGTAAATCTCAAGAATACACACGGGTTACTACCCGATTTGGATTTCTTACATCGACCTTCGACCTTATGGTCACTCTGATATTTTGGTTTGCAGGAGGTTTTAATTACCTGGATGGAATAGTTCGAAGCTGGCAGTTAGGGTCTATAGGGACCGGTTTAGTTTATATCGGAATCTTGTTATTCCTCCAGATGTTGTTATCGTTACCTTTCAGTATCTATTCGACTTTTGTCATTGAGGAACGTTTTGGTTTTAATAAAACGACTCCGGCTACTTTTGTGACCGATATTCTTAAAGGGTTAGCCCTTGCCATAGTACTAGGAGGACCGCTACTGGCGGGGATACTGGCTTTCTTTGAATACGCAGGGTCCTACGCTTGGGTATACTGTTGGATTGTCTCCACCGGATTTGCCCTGTTTACTCAATTCATTGCGCCGACGTGGATTATGCCGCTTTTTAATAAATTTAAACCCCTCGAAGAGGGTGAGTTAAAGGAGAAGATCCTGTCCTATGCCCATTCTGTCAATTTTCCGATTCAGGACATCTTCATTATGGATGGCTCTCGACGTTCCAGTAAATCCAATGCCTTCTTCACCGGTTTTGGTAAAAATAAACGTATTGCCTTATTTGATACCCTGATCGCAAACCATACAGTCCCTGAGCTTGTCTCAATTTTAGCCCATGAGATTGGTCACTATAAGAAGAAACATATCCTGCAAGGGATGATCCTCAGCATCCTACATATGGGGGTGCTATTTTTCTTACTCTCTATCTTTATCAGTCATCAGGGACTTTTTGATGCCTTTTACATGGATCACCGTTCCCTCTATGCCGGACTCATTTTCTTTGGCCTCCTTTATACCCCCCTAGAGACTCTGCTCTCCATTTTCGTGCAAAAGCTCTCTCGCAAAAACGAATATGAAGCGGATCGTTTTGCCGTCGAGACGGCCGATCAGCCTGAGATTATGATTCAAGCTTTGAAAAAGCTCTCCAGGCATAACTTATCCAATTTAACACCCCATCCTTTTTATGTTTTTTTGAACTATTCCCATCCACCTGTGTTGGAACGGATTAAAGCCCTACGACGCCTGGAGGCCCGGAAGTAA
- a CDS encoding zinc-dependent alcohol dehydrogenase family protein gives MKFPNKMQAMVLEAPKQPLQAREVPVPHPNPDQVLVRVHACAVCRTDLHVFEGELPDPKLPLILGHEIVGTVIQVGDRVERFRVGDRIGIPWLASTCGRCRYCQRGQENLCDRPLFTGYTVDGGYAEYTVAHQRYGFHLPETYSDVEVAPLLCAGLIGYRSYRLAGPNVERLGIYGFGAAAHIILQIAIFQGKQVYAFTRPGDIQAQEFARQLGAVWAGSSTELPPEPLDAAIIFAPVGSLVPAALAATVKGGIVVCGGIHMSDIPSFPYRLLWEERAIRSVANLTRQDGEEFLAIAPKVPVKTTVQVFPLQQAQDALERLRRGEVHGAAVLTLFEEPSQKMENPEVRS, from the coding sequence ATGAAATTTCCAAATAAAATGCAGGCCATGGTATTGGAAGCGCCGAAGCAGCCCTTGCAGGCACGGGAAGTACCTGTTCCCCATCCCAACCCGGACCAGGTTTTAGTTCGTGTTCATGCCTGCGCCGTATGCCGCACCGATTTGCATGTTTTTGAAGGGGAACTTCCCGATCCAAAGCTTCCACTTATTTTAGGTCATGAGATTGTAGGAACGGTTATTCAAGTGGGGGATCGGGTTGAGCGATTTCGTGTGGGTGACCGAATTGGGATACCCTGGTTGGCATCTACCTGTGGTCGGTGTCGTTACTGCCAACGTGGACAGGAGAATCTGTGTGATCGTCCACTTTTTACAGGTTATACGGTTGATGGAGGTTATGCCGAATATACGGTTGCCCATCAACGCTATGGGTTTCACTTACCGGAAACTTATTCCGATGTAGAAGTAGCTCCCCTTCTGTGTGCGGGACTCATCGGATACCGATCCTATCGGCTGGCCGGGCCTAACGTAGAACGGTTGGGAATTTATGGATTTGGGGCTGCTGCGCATATTATTCTTCAGATAGCAATATTTCAGGGGAAACAGGTTTATGCCTTTACCCGACCGGGTGATATTCAGGCCCAGGAGTTTGCTCGCCAGCTTGGGGCTGTCTGGGCCGGCAGTTCCACAGAGTTACCTCCAGAACCGTTGGATGCAGCTATTATTTTTGCCCCGGTGGGCTCCCTGGTTCCGGCAGCTCTCGCTGCAACGGTTAAGGGGGGAATCGTGGTTTGTGGGGGGATTCATATGAGCGATATTCCTTCTTTTCCGTATCGCCTGCTCTGGGAAGAGCGGGCTATTCGCTCCGTGGCGAATTTGACCCGCCAGGATGGTGAAGAATTCCTGGCCATCGCTCCGAAGGTACCGGTTAAAACAACGGTACAGGTATTTCCCCTTCAACAAGCCCAGGATGCCCTGGAGCGCTTGCGACGGGGAGAAGTACATGGGGCTGCCGTGCTTACCCTCTTCGAAGAACCCTCCCAAAAGATGGAAAACCCGGAGGTAAGATCCTGA
- a CDS encoding ATP-binding protein gives MKLLEEGLGRLTAENFDVVLVDLSDRCSLEVVTRIRAVTSSVPIVLLISSGNQGLADQARRADVEAYLFKEQLNPALLVHTLQYAVELRRIKEENAQLLLQVQIAQAEAEATQKQIISLLEGVTEKELIRAKDELARQLADMAHLYKLSTHLSMTMEFDRILEEVITSATTLVSTNMGTLLLYDREKDDLYTVASVGFTNEYLNFVRRIPLSAGICGRTVLECRRFIIEDIEADPLLTSYLPIARLGGYRAICSTPLLTQSGDIMGAIVVYFREPHTPSDRELHLLDLYVPQASQVIHNTRLYREIREENRRKDEFLAILAHELRNPLAPIRNSLELIRLQDLDNPVLHRSIEVIKRQTRYMTRLLDDLLDISRITRGKVTLQKEILDLATVVNRAVETSRPLIEARQHQLLVSLPEEPVQLEADPLRLEQILVNLLNNAAKYTEPGGRIWLSAHQEGGEIVLRVKDTGIGISQDMLSRIFDLFIQVDQSLTRIQGGLGIGLTLVRSLVEMHGGKVQAFSAGLSQGSEFVVRLPALKTPPKSLSDPKGIQAIQKPLRVLIVDDHLDTLTTLRDVVTLWGYEVQTAQDGPTAIELALTFQPQVILLDLCLPGVDGYEVARRLRQETGLSNVVLIALTVYKEELVQPRFQEARFDYHFVKPIDLPALRKILYTLASNTHPD, from the coding sequence GTGAAACTCTTAGAGGAGGGATTAGGGCGTCTCACGGCAGAGAATTTTGATGTGGTCCTCGTGGACTTATCCGACAGGTGTAGTTTGGAGGTTGTTACAAGGATACGAGCCGTTACTTCTTCCGTACCCATCGTACTACTTATAAGTTCCGGTAATCAAGGGCTTGCAGATCAGGCGAGAAGGGCGGATGTAGAAGCTTATCTTTTTAAAGAGCAGCTAAATCCTGCTCTACTCGTCCATACTCTCCAGTATGCCGTTGAGCTCAGAAGGATAAAAGAAGAGAACGCCCAACTCCTTCTTCAGGTGCAAATTGCTCAGGCAGAAGCCGAGGCAACACAAAAACAAATAATCAGCCTTCTTGAAGGTGTTACAGAAAAAGAACTTATCAGGGCGAAAGATGAACTGGCACGTCAACTTGCCGATATGGCCCATCTCTATAAGTTAAGTACACACCTTTCAATGACGATGGAGTTCGACAGGATTCTGGAAGAAGTCATTACCTCGGCAACCACCCTGGTAAGCACCAACATGGGGACGCTCCTGCTTTATGATCGTGAAAAAGACGATCTTTATACGGTAGCCAGTGTCGGCTTTACCAATGAATATCTGAACTTCGTAAGGCGTATACCTCTGAGTGCCGGAATTTGTGGAAGGACCGTATTAGAGTGTCGGCGATTTATTATTGAAGATATAGAAGCAGATCCCCTCCTTACTTCCTATCTTCCAATTGCACGTTTGGGAGGTTATCGGGCTATCTGTAGCACGCCCTTACTTACTCAGAGTGGAGATATCATGGGAGCCATTGTTGTTTATTTCCGTGAGCCCCATACTCCTTCAGATCGTGAACTCCATCTGTTGGATTTATATGTCCCTCAAGCCTCCCAGGTCATCCATAATACCAGGCTCTACAGGGAAATTCGAGAGGAGAACCGGCGCAAAGATGAATTTCTGGCTATATTAGCCCACGAATTAAGGAATCCCCTGGCTCCCATTCGGAATTCTCTGGAGCTTATACGCTTGCAAGATCTAGACAATCCAGTTCTCCATCGGTCTATAGAGGTAATAAAACGACAGACCCGGTATATGACCCGACTTCTCGACGATTTATTAGATATCTCTCGGATTACGCGTGGTAAAGTTACCCTTCAGAAGGAGATTTTGGATCTGGCGACCGTGGTAAACCGCGCCGTGGAAACCAGTCGTCCTCTTATTGAAGCCAGGCAACATCAACTCCTGGTCTCTCTACCTGAAGAACCTGTGCAACTGGAGGCAGACCCTCTCCGATTAGAGCAGATATTGGTTAATTTATTGAACAATGCGGCTAAATATACAGAACCAGGAGGTCGTATCTGGCTGAGTGCTCATCAAGAAGGGGGAGAAATTGTGCTCCGGGTGAAGGACACGGGGATCGGTATTTCCCAGGACATGCTCTCTCGGATCTTCGATTTATTCATCCAGGTCGATCAGTCCCTCACTCGGATACAGGGGGGACTTGGAATAGGATTAACGCTGGTGCGGAGTTTGGTGGAGATGCATGGAGGGAAGGTACAGGCTTTTAGTGCAGGTCTCAGCCAGGGAAGTGAATTTGTCGTACGCCTTCCGGCTCTTAAAACCCCTCCAAAGAGTTTATCAGATCCAAAGGGGATTCAGGCAATCCAAAAACCCCTTCGGGTGTTGATTGTGGACGATCATCTGGATACCCTGACTACTTTAAGGGACGTGGTTACCCTATGGGGATATGAGGTACAGACCGCTCAGGATGGTCCAACTGCCATAGAATTAGCTCTAACCTTTCAGCCCCAGGTAATCCTTTTAGACCTTTGCTTACCCGGAGTGGACGGTTATGAAGTAGCCCGGCGGCTTCGACAAGAAACAGGCCTGTCTAACGTTGTCCTGATAGCCCTTACGGTATATAAGGAGGAGTTGGTCCAACCTCGTTTTCAAGAAGCCAGATTTGATTATCATTTTGTCAAACCCATCGATTTACCGGCTCTAAGAAAAATACTCTATACCCTGGCATCTAATACCCATCCTGATTAA
- a CDS encoding DUF924 family protein: MENTTANRIEEILHFWFGDLQTINLEERLKLWFGGEEETDRLIRDKFEPDLLQAISGELAHWEETPRGTLALIILLDQFSRNIYRNTPRAFAQDEMALGICLRGMDRGKDLALDLLERVFFYLPMEHAEDLEIQRKSVKAFESLVKAAPPNMKNPFESFLDYAIRHYAIIEKFGRFPHRNEILGRASTPEELEFLTQPGSSF, from the coding sequence ATGGAAAATACCACGGCCAATCGGATCGAGGAAATTTTACATTTTTGGTTTGGAGACCTTCAAACCATTAACCTGGAAGAGCGCTTGAAGCTTTGGTTTGGTGGAGAGGAAGAAACCGACCGACTCATTCGAGATAAATTCGAGCCGGACCTGCTACAGGCGATAAGTGGAGAGCTTGCTCACTGGGAAGAAACGCCTCGAGGAACTCTTGCCCTGATCATCCTTTTGGATCAGTTCTCCCGTAACATTTATCGGAATACACCCCGAGCTTTTGCCCAGGATGAAATGGCCCTCGGAATATGCCTTCGAGGTATGGATCGAGGTAAAGATCTGGCTCTAGACCTCCTGGAACGGGTATTTTTTTATCTTCCCATGGAACATGCTGAGGATCTGGAGATTCAACGGAAATCGGTAAAGGCTTTTGAAAGCCTCGTAAAGGCAGCTCCACCCAACATGAAAAACCCCTTTGAGAGCTTTCTGGATTATGCCATACGGCATTATGCCATCATCGAGAAATTCGGACGATTTCCCCACCGCAACGAAATTCTTGGCCGGGCTTCGACTCCAGAAGAGCTGGAGTTTCTCACCCAGCCTGGATCTTCTTTTTAA